From Natronincola ferrireducens, the proteins below share one genomic window:
- a CDS encoding chemotaxis protein CheW, with translation MAEKQYVIFKLCGEEYGVEINHVQEITEYKKATKVPNVPSFIEGIINLRGNITPIVSLKKKFNLEEGEIQENNRIIIINLKNKHVGFIVDDASQVLTMEEKQIENPPELLTGIDRQYITGIGKVEEKIIILLDLEKILTEEEKEEIKNM, from the coding sequence ATGGCAGAAAAACAGTACGTTATTTTTAAGCTATGTGGTGAAGAATATGGTGTAGAAATTAATCATGTACAGGAAATTACTGAGTATAAAAAAGCCACTAAGGTCCCTAATGTGCCCAGTTTTATTGAAGGAATCATTAATCTTCGAGGGAATATTACACCTATTGTAAGTTTAAAAAAGAAGTTTAACTTGGAAGAAGGAGAAATCCAAGAAAACAATCGTATTATCATAATAAATCTTAAAAATAAGCATGTGGGCTTTATTGTAGATGATGCCTCTCAGGTATTAACTATGGAGGAGAAGCAAATAGAAAACCCGCCAGAACTATTAACGGGAATAGATAGACAATATATAACTGGTATTGGAAAAGTAGAAGAAAAAATTATTATTTTATTAGATTTAGAAAAAATATTAACTGAAGAAGAGAAAGAAGAAATAAAAAATATGTAA
- the ychF gene encoding redox-regulated ATPase YchF, with product MKLGIVGLPNVGKSTLFNAITQAGAESANYPFCTIEPNIGVVAVPDNRLQFLKDLYQSEKVIPAAIEFYDIAGLVRGASKGEGLGNKFLSHIREVASILQVVRCFEDSNITHVDGDVNPLRDIETINLELIFSDLEMVERRVQKTEKLVKGDKSLLPELSLLKRLQAALEEGLSARSLEYTEEEQELLKTFGLLSMKPIIYVANVAEDEVADEGVNNPHVQRLREFAKTEDAEVVVICAKIEAEIAELDEEEKEIFLEELGLQQSGLDRLVQASYSLLGLISYLTAGPKEVRAWTIKRGTKAPQAAGKIHTDFERGFIRAEVVAYNDLVNCGTHAAAKEKGLVRLEGKEYIVQDGDVILFRFNV from the coding sequence ATGAAACTAGGCATTGTTGGATTGCCTAACGTAGGAAAAAGTACGTTGTTCAATGCAATTACTCAAGCAGGCGCAGAATCTGCTAACTATCCCTTCTGCACCATAGAGCCAAACATAGGGGTGGTTGCTGTTCCTGATAATCGTTTGCAGTTTTTAAAAGACCTCTATCAATCAGAAAAGGTTATTCCTGCAGCCATTGAATTTTATGATATTGCTGGATTGGTTAGGGGTGCAAGTAAGGGGGAAGGCTTAGGCAATAAATTTCTATCCCACATCCGAGAAGTTGCCTCCATACTTCAAGTAGTTCGATGCTTTGAAGACAGTAATATTACCCATGTAGATGGAGATGTTAATCCCCTCCGGGATATCGAAACTATCAACCTTGAATTAATTTTTTCTGATCTTGAAATGGTGGAAAGAAGAGTACAAAAAACCGAAAAATTGGTTAAGGGTGACAAAAGTCTTCTCCCTGAGTTATCATTGTTAAAAAGATTACAGGCTGCTTTAGAGGAAGGTCTATCTGCCCGTAGCTTAGAATATACAGAAGAAGAGCAGGAGTTATTAAAAACCTTTGGCCTTTTATCTATGAAACCCATCATTTATGTTGCCAATGTTGCAGAGGACGAAGTTGCTGACGAGGGAGTAAATAATCCCCATGTCCAAAGGTTAAGGGAATTTGCCAAAACAGAGGATGCAGAGGTTGTTGTCATCTGTGCCAAAATCGAAGCTGAAATTGCAGAGTTGGATGAAGAAGAAAAAGAAATATTCTTAGAAGAACTGGGTTTACAGCAATCTGGTTTAGACCGACTGGTACAGGCTTCCTACTCTCTTCTTGGCTTAATCAGTTACTTAACAGCCGGACCCAAGGAGGTAAGGGCTTGGACTATTAAAAGGGGAACAAAAGCTCCTCAAGCTGCCGGTAAAATCCATACCGATTTTGAAAGAGGTTTTATTCGAGCTGAAGTGGTTGCTTATAACGACCTTGTGAACTGTGGTACTCATGCTGCCGCTAAAGAAAAGGGACTTGTAAGATTAGAAGGTAAGGAATATATCGTTCAAGATGGGGATGTTATTCTTTTTAGATTCAACGTTTAA
- the larB gene encoding nickel pincer cofactor biosynthesis protein LarB: MKVETIEKLLRDVKENKIEVETALSQLKQLPYEDLGFAKVDHHRELRQGYPEVIYCAGKTVDQVVHIVDMIYKRGSNVLGTRATKEMYEAVKKMHPMAIHNEAARTIVLQQQKIETGKGYIVIVTGGTSDIPVAEEAAVTAEILGNKVERVYDVGVAGIHRLFSKLDIITNARVVIAVAGMEGALASVVGGLVDKPVIAVPTSVGYGANFGGLAALLSMLNSCASGTAVVNIDNGFGAGYMASMINKL, from the coding sequence TTGAAGGTAGAAACCATTGAAAAGCTACTTAGGGATGTTAAAGAAAATAAAATAGAAGTGGAGACGGCCCTATCTCAGTTGAAGCAGCTTCCTTATGAGGACTTAGGCTTTGCTAAGGTAGATCACCATCGTGAATTGAGACAGGGTTATCCTGAGGTTATCTATTGTGCTGGCAAAACAGTAGACCAGGTGGTTCACATCGTGGACATGATTTATAAAAGGGGTAGCAATGTATTGGGAACAAGGGCTACCAAAGAAATGTATGAAGCTGTAAAAAAGATGCACCCTATGGCGATACACAATGAAGCAGCTAGAACCATTGTCCTACAGCAGCAAAAAATCGAGACTGGTAAGGGTTATATTGTCATCGTTACTGGTGGAACCTCCGATATCCCCGTGGCTGAAGAAGCTGCTGTTACAGCGGAGATCTTAGGTAACAAGGTGGAACGGGTTTATGATGTGGGGGTGGCGGGTATCCATAGACTTTTTTCCAAACTAGATATCATAACAAATGCTCGGGTAGTTATCGCTGTTGCCGGTATGGAGGGTGCTTTAGCTAGTGTGGTGGGGGGGTTGGTGGATAAACCCGTCATTGCTGTCCCCACCAGTGTCGGTTATGGGGCAAATTTTGGTGGTCTAGCAGCCCTATTATCCATGCTCAACAGCTGTGCCAGCGGCACCGCTGTAGTAAATATAGATAATGGATTTGGGGCTGGCTATATGGCCAGTATGATCAATAAACTTTAA
- the larC gene encoding nickel pincer cofactor biosynthesis protein LarC — protein sequence MKILYYDCFSGISGDMNLGAMLDLGVNEDYLRRELKKLPIHKEYLLEIKRDERKGITGTKVTIHLSHQHDDHHHVDGHSHTSPLGEDHHHEHHHRNLHHIENMVKDSDLSPSVKSLSLKMFMEIAKAEAKIHGKSIEDVHFHEVGAVDSILDIVGAALCYDALEVDKVIFSPITVGGGFVDCAHGRFPVPAPATTEILMGIPIVSGDIQKEMTTPTGAAIAKVLGDEFSPNKDFTITKVAYGIGHRDNAIPNVLRVFLGESLEVPREKAKIIECNIDDMNPELYQYIMDKLLDKGAMDVYLTPITMKKSRPAMKLSVLCNPNLIESLTTLLFQETTTLGIRSYDVDKVMMERRIVKLETSYGPVRVKLAVHQGKVVKWKPEYEDCKIIAKNYEIPIHQVYNLVQQLYATQLQD from the coding sequence ATGAAAATTCTATACTATGACTGTTTCTCTGGAATTAGTGGAGATATGAATCTAGGTGCTATGCTGGACTTAGGGGTCAACGAAGATTATTTAAGAAGAGAGCTTAAAAAGCTACCTATACATAAGGAATACCTATTAGAAATCAAAAGAGATGAAAGGAAAGGTATTACAGGAACAAAGGTGACTATCCATCTATCCCATCAACATGACGACCATCACCATGTTGATGGTCATAGTCACACCTCCCCTCTTGGCGAAGATCATCACCATGAACATCATCATAGAAATCTCCATCATATAGAAAATATGGTGAAGGATAGTGACTTAAGCCCTAGTGTCAAGTCCCTTAGCTTGAAAATGTTTATGGAAATTGCCAAGGCTGAAGCCAAAATCCACGGTAAATCTATAGAGGATGTTCATTTCCATGAGGTGGGGGCAGTTGACTCTATACTAGATATCGTAGGGGCGGCCCTATGCTATGATGCCCTAGAGGTGGACAAGGTTATCTTTTCTCCTATTACTGTGGGGGGCGGCTTTGTAGATTGTGCCCATGGAAGGTTCCCCGTGCCAGCCCCTGCCACTACAGAGATTTTAATGGGTATCCCCATTGTCTCTGGAGATATTCAAAAGGAAATGACTACCCCTACCGGTGCTGCCATCGCCAAAGTTTTGGGAGATGAATTTAGTCCTAATAAGGACTTCACCATTACAAAGGTAGCCTATGGTATTGGTCATCGAGACAATGCTATCCCCAACGTCCTTAGGGTATTTTTGGGGGAAAGTCTAGAAGTACCTAGGGAAAAGGCTAAAATTATAGAATGCAACATTGATGATATGAACCCTGAACTTTATCAATATATTATGGATAAGCTTTTGGATAAAGGGGCAATGGATGTCTATCTTACTCCTATTACCATGAAGAAAAGCAGACCCGCCATGAAGCTGAGTGTCTTATGTAATCCCAATTTGATAGAGAGTTTGACCACTTTATTGTTCCAAGAAACCACTACTTTAGGAATACGAAGCTATGACGTAGATAAGGTTATGATGGAAAGAAGAATAGTAAAGCTTGAAACCTCCTATGGGCCTGTAAGGGTTAAATTAGCTGTCCACCAGGGGAAGGTTGTAAAATGGAAGCCAGAGTATGAGGATTGCAAAATAATTGCAAAAAATTATGAAATTCCTATTCATCAAGTCTACAATCTAGTTCAACAGTTATATGCCACACAACTGCAGGATTAA